A part of Silurus meridionalis isolate SWU-2019-XX chromosome 18, ASM1480568v1, whole genome shotgun sequence genomic DNA contains:
- the c18h11orf98 gene encoding uncharacterized protein C11orf98 homolog: MAPGGKINRPKTELGKNLFKRRRVLTKQKRKKHRIVGAVVDEGLITKHHLKKRSTSARANITLSGKKRRKLLKQLRHMEKEREGMDVEEAPKKKPTPAAKRRRRRQVM, translated from the exons ATGGCTCCAGGTGGGAAAATCAATAGACCGAAAACA GAACTAGGGAAGAATCTTTTCAAGAGGAGGAGGGTTCTGACAAAGCAGAAGAGGAAGAAGCATCGCATTGTTGGAGCGGTGGTGGATGAAGGTCTTATAACCAAACACCACCTGAAAAAGAGAAG cacgAGCGCCAGAGCGAACATCACCCTGTCTGGGAAGAAAAGACGAAAACTGCTGAAACAACTGCGCCAcatggagaaagagagggaaggCATGGACG tggAAGAAGCACCAAAGAAGAAACCGACTCCTGCggccaaaagaagaagacgacGACAAGTGATGTAG
- the mansc1 gene encoding MANSC domain-containing protein 1, with protein sequence MFPVHRHSFRAVKLLLGALIFLQACSCALSSSGETCYSRQHRDTVVNVAKALNNQKTVMDKRRKDAERDCILSCCSEELKPGIKCNMVMFKPLSQDGIENCYLFHCETEQDCPLMSVKPGSNTYDIFKGLTHPSTKGKDRVSTMPFTLTKQPPTQCTSTTIKPMTTTTTTEPTSTTTTTQSSTTTAPSKANPFTTAASELAIILLTMPADSMPTTTSPMTTTTTTQSTSTTTKLPSTTSTTTTMHPVQPPQPPPNPVRPSKKQVRPPKKMASNKVGEIPTIQKQATQKPVIPTTVSTSTTTTTTTAVTTPTTTTTTTTPTTTTTTTTPTTTTTITTPTTTTTTTPTTTTTTTFSTTTTSSATTKTTIPSTTTTTTPTTTTTTTTTTSTTTTERTTIVVVEMENDLKNVDSNSDPTASASDKSKESHLMWKNSLALLVVLTLIILTFVVAIVGRRAMESFDRRHYTRLELNDLHYEI encoded by the exons ATGTTCCCGGTTCATCGACACTCCTTCAGAGCAGTTAAGCTGCTTCTTGGGGCTCTGATCTTTCTCCAGGCTTGCAGTTGTGCTTTGAGCTCCAGCGGTGAGACATGCTACTCCAGGCAGCATCGAGACACTGTTGTGAATGTGGCCAAGGCTCTGAATAATCAGAAGACCGTAATGGATAAAAGGAGAAAAGATGCAGAAAGAGACTGCATTCTGTCCTGTTGCTCCGAGGAGCTGAAACCAG GTATAAAATGCAACATGGTGATGTTTAAACCATTAAGCCAAGATGGTATTGAGAACTGCTACCTGTTTCATTGTGAAACTGAGCAGGACTGCCCCCTGATGTCAGTCAAGCCTGGGTCTAACACTTACGATATATTCAAAG GTTTGACACACCCTTCTACTAAAGGAAAGGATCGGGTATCCACGATGCCCTTTACGCTGACAAAACAACCTCCTACTCAATGTACATCGACAACCATAAAACCAATGACCACGACAACCACCACTGAGCCCACCAGTACGACAACTACCACGCAGTCATCCACAACTACGGCTCCGAGCAAAGCAAACCCCTTCACCACAGCGGCCTCAGAGCTGGCaatcatcctgcttacaatgcCCGCTGATAGCATGCCGACCACTACATCGCCTATGACAacgacaacaacaacacaatcaACAAGTACAACCACAAAACTACCTTCTACAACTAGCACCACAACAACTATGCATCCTGTCCAACCACCACAGCCACCTCCAAATCCAGTCAGACCATCCAAAAAGCAGGTCAGGCCACCAAAAAAAATGGCTAGTAATAAAGTAGGTGAAATTCCAACCATACAGAAACAAGCCACACAGAAACCTGTGATACCTACTACTGTTTCCACTAGTACAACTACCACTACAACCACTGCTGTTACTACCCCAACAACAACCACGACTACTACAACCCCAACGACAACCACGACTACTACAACCCCAACGACAACCACGACTATTACAACCCCAACGACAACCACGACTACTACCCCCACCACAACCACAACGACTACTTTCTCGACAACCACAACATCTTCAGCTACAACCAAGACCACTATTCCGTCTACAACCACAACGACTACtcccactaccactaccactaccacaaCAACTACATCCACAACTACCACTGAAAGGACAACTATAGTCGTCGTAGAGATGGAGAATGATCTGAAAAACGTAGATTCGAATTCTGACCCTACAGCCTCTGCTTCAGATAAGTCTAAAGAGTCACACTTGATGTGGAAGAATAGCCTGGCCTTGCTGGTGGTTCTCACACTCATCATTCTCACGTTTGTCGTGGCCATCGTGGGCCGCAGAGCCATGGAATCTTTTGACAGGAGACACTACACGAGACTGGAGCTCAACGACCTTCACTACGAGATCTAA